The following proteins are encoded in a genomic region of Mycobacteriales bacterium:
- a CDS encoding fibronectin type III domain-containing protein, which translates to MIPFAQTNGDVTSLAEFTVGGIPEVAFGGDFTTVTTPDGVVHPATNLAVVTETTGAFVFAETTLADDGYVHALAYNAGTLYVGGDFTTFDGVSRNRLAAVSVPGFAVTGWNPGASGQVNALAISQSPAAIYSAGASGTVRSLSLTTSAVNWSDPMPWGGVETLLSDPADGGLYVGGFFDTIDGFTNHGLIELNETSGAPVTTFTPVLEPNTPPDGVNGDDPRSLALDSNVSPPAIVSGGGGSANRMHLFNATTGAQIWVDSMIGDTQGVIQLGNSIIAGTHRTRINKPGGQWPYFAGQVSEATGAIQAWDPGLSGRPAMNPPDGDDNGVRAFAFDAATNTLVVGGDFLEYGQTCNLQMTLACTGGVPMASLAEFQVALPATPPLAPTGLTATPNGPQEIDLSWTAATPGTSPVTGYQVTRNGTVIATTAGTVYDDTATAPSTTYQYTVTAIDANQLASPPSSPATATTLPAVPPSPPTGLSGSATGPTVVSLSWTPAVAGTLPVTGYTILRNGVAVGSTTGATSFTDTGLSPNTSYDYTVISTDTAGNASTPSADFDVTTPDANLLTNPGFETWTNGIPLHWTTYGPATTLTESSDAHSGSSSVKIATTSTSYAASGIYDGKPPTISSDTPGVTYVASCWAKASRPMTISIELHEAKPNYQAVNTAAITSLAITDSNWHLLQVSDTTIGTGDILPLSVFSTNTVAGGATFEVDDCVLGRTN; encoded by the coding sequence ATGATTCCATTCGCCCAGACCAACGGAGACGTCACCTCACTGGCGGAGTTCACCGTGGGTGGCATACCGGAGGTTGCCTTTGGTGGTGATTTCACGACGGTCACGACGCCGGACGGTGTCGTGCATCCCGCAACCAACCTCGCTGTCGTCACCGAAACCACCGGCGCCTTCGTGTTTGCGGAGACGACGCTGGCGGACGACGGATACGTCCATGCGCTCGCATACAACGCCGGAACTCTTTACGTCGGTGGAGACTTCACGACTTTCGATGGAGTAAGCCGCAACCGGTTGGCCGCGGTCAGCGTGCCCGGCTTCGCGGTCACCGGCTGGAACCCAGGTGCGTCTGGACAGGTCAACGCCCTCGCGATCAGCCAGAGCCCGGCCGCGATCTACTCCGCCGGCGCGTCTGGCACCGTGCGATCGCTCAGCCTCACCACGAGCGCGGTCAACTGGTCGGATCCCATGCCGTGGGGAGGGGTGGAGACGCTCTTGTCCGACCCGGCCGACGGCGGCCTCTACGTCGGCGGATTCTTCGACACGATCGACGGGTTCACCAATCACGGGTTGATCGAGTTGAACGAGACATCGGGAGCTCCGGTCACGACCTTCACACCGGTCCTGGAGCCGAACACCCCGCCCGACGGGGTCAATGGAGACGACCCGCGCTCACTCGCCCTCGATAGCAATGTCAGTCCACCCGCAATCGTCAGCGGGGGTGGTGGCTCTGCGAATCGCATGCACCTGTTCAACGCGACCACAGGCGCGCAGATCTGGGTTGACTCGATGATCGGTGACACCCAAGGCGTCATCCAGCTGGGCAACTCGATCATTGCCGGCACTCACCGAACCCGTATCAACAAACCCGGGGGCCAGTGGCCGTATTTCGCGGGCCAGGTCTCTGAGGCGACCGGCGCCATCCAGGCCTGGGACCCAGGGCTGTCCGGAAGGCCTGCCATGAACCCGCCCGATGGGGACGACAACGGGGTGCGCGCCTTCGCGTTCGATGCCGCAACCAACACCTTGGTCGTCGGCGGCGACTTCCTGGAATACGGGCAGACCTGCAACTTGCAGATGACACTCGCCTGTACCGGTGGTGTGCCGATGGCCTCGCTAGCCGAATTTCAGGTCGCGCTCCCGGCGACGCCCCCACTGGCACCGACGGGGCTAACCGCGACACCGAACGGACCGCAAGAGATCGACCTGAGCTGGACTGCGGCAACGCCAGGGACGTCGCCGGTGACGGGCTATCAGGTCACACGTAACGGCACGGTCATCGCCACCACCGCCGGCACGGTGTACGACGACACCGCGACGGCGCCGAGCACCACGTACCAGTACACGGTGACGGCGATCGACGCGAATCAGTTGGCGAGCCCACCATCGAGCCCGGCGACAGCCACCACACTCCCGGCAGTGCCGCCATCGCCACCCACCGGCCTTTCCGGCTCGGCTACCGGCCCGACCGTGGTCAGCCTGAGCTGGACCCCCGCGGTCGCCGGCACCCTTCCCGTCACGGGCTACACGATCCTGCGCAACGGAGTCGCAGTCGGATCGACCACGGGCGCGACAAGCTTCACCGACACCGGGCTGAGCCCAAACACGTCGTATGACTACACGGTCATTTCCACGGATACGGCCGGTAACGCAAGCACACCATCAGCCGACTTCGACGTGACGACGCCGGACGCCAACCTCTTGACCAATCCTGGATTCGAAACCTGGACCAACGGCATCCCGCTGCACTGGACTACCTATGGACCCGCGACGACGCTGACCGAGTCGAGCGACGCTCATTCAGGTAGTAGTTCGGTCAAGATCGCAACGACGAGCACCAGCTACGCCGCGTCCGGCATCTACGACGGCAAGCCGCCGACGATCTCCAGCGACACCCCCGGCGTGACGTACGTCGCGAGCTGCTGGGCGAAGGCCAGCCGGCCCATGACGATCAGCATCGAGCTGCACGAGGCCAAGCCGAACTACCAGGCGGTCAACACCGCAGCGATCACCTCGCTGGCGATCACCGACAGCAACTGGCATCTGCTGCAGGTGAGCGACACCACGATCGGGACCGGTGACATCCTGCCGCTTTCGGTGTTCAGCACCAACACCGTGGCCGGCGGAGCCACCTTCGAGGTCGACGACTGCGTTCTCGGACGGACTAACTGA